In the genome of Schistocerca piceifrons isolate TAMUIC-IGC-003096 chromosome X, iqSchPice1.1, whole genome shotgun sequence, one region contains:
- the LOC124722836 gene encoding piggyBac transposable element-derived protein 4-like: protein MALTAYKESVPAKNCIDYNCESCVLSCACSFSILFCLRILYLDSGCCLKMKMSRRGLRDEEIERLLCEIPSDEDSTVDTTDDESDYEASIVAEAIVSSEGEVSESEEESESTPPKRAADTAPTWGQQFNATSGMQFDSESGPSAFIRDIDDPEPIDIFEKIFPKELVQLIVFQTNLYATQSGKSFTPTTDNEIRTFLGINILMGIKRMPAYRDYWSSAPELHDRYIASLMAVNRFGWLLRNIHLNDNTLHPEKGHPGYDKLYKLRPVIKILSESFSKCYQPSKHLAIDESMIKFKGRNSMKQYMRDKPIKRGYKVWMLCDKTSYNLKFDIYTGKVGDTVQTGLGEHVVLSLSSELVNKGHYLYFDNYFNSYNLLAGLQQRNIYACGTVQPTRKHLPKLKTDKELSRGEFDWRVSNCGILYLKWKDKRAVHLLSNFHSPEVTTVTRRERDGSRIELPCPQAVMDYNAHMNNVDKFDQLKKSYEISRRSKKWWHRIFFHLLDVSIVNSYIIWKELGDREKMTAKVFRMSILQSLVTQKTPLRPSRLHESQVHVKKNKPYVSSRQRLDNSSHQPEPKQKGAFKIFTKRNKKHILFVRVEFKGELQAQTKISQKL from the exons atggcactcactgcctataaggaatcagttcccgccaagaattgcatagattacaactgtgaaagctgcgtgctgagttgtgcatg ctctttctccattttgttttgcttacgtattctttacttggattcaggctgttgtttgaaaatgaaaatgtcaagaagaggcttacgagatgaagaaatcgaacgattattgtgtgaaattccatcagacgaggattccactgttgacaccacagatgacgaatctgattatgaagcaagcattgttgcggaggctattgtgtcgtctgaaggcgaagtttcagagagcgaggaagaaagtgagtccactccgccaaaacgcgctgctgacacagcgccaacttggggacaacaattcaatgctacctcaggaatgcagttcgacagtgaatcaggaccaagtgcttttattagggacattgatgatccagaacctatcgatatattcgaaaaaatatttccaaaagagctagttcagctaatcgttttccaaacaaatttatatgcgacgcaatctggcaagtctttcactccaacaactgacaatgaaatacgaactttcctgggaatcaacattttgatgggtataaagcgtatgccagcatacagagactactggtctagtgccccagaacttcatgatcgttatattgcatctctgatggcagtaaatcggtttggatggttactgaggaacattcatctgaatgataacacattgcatccagaaaaaggacacccaggttatgacaaactgtacaagctgcgaccagtgatcaagatactatctgaatctttttccaagtgttaccaacccagcaaacacctagcaattgatgagtcaatgatcaaattcaaaggccgcaacagtatgaaacaatacatgagagataaacccataaagcgtggttacaaagtgtggatgctgtgtgacaagacctcttacaacttgaaatttgatatttacaccggaaaagtaggtgacacagtgcaaacaggccttggggagcatgtagtgctgagtttgtcctctgaactcgtaaataaaggccattatctttatttcgacaactatttcaatagctataacttgttggctggtttacagcagagaaacatatatgcctgtgggacagttcaaccaacaaggaaacatttacccaaattaaaaacagacaaagaattaagcagaggtgaatttgactggagggtcagcaactgtggcatcctctacttgaagtggaaagataagagagctgttcatctcctttcaaattttcacagtcctgaagttactacagtgactcgccgtgaaagagatggttcacgcatagagctaccttgtcctcaagcagtgatggattacaatgcacacatgaacaatgtcgacaagttcgaccaactgaaaaaatcatatgaaataagccggagaagtaaaaagtggtggcaccgaatattctttcacctgcttgatgtcagtatcgtcaacagctatataatttggaaggaactaggcgatagagaaaaaatgactgccaaagtcttcaggatgagtatcctgcaaagcttagtaacccagaaaacaccattgaggccatctagacttcatgagagtcaagtccacgtaaagaaaaacaagccatatgtttcctcacgccagcgtctcgacaattcatcccaccagccagagc caaaacaaaaaggtgctttcaagattttcacaaaaaggaataagaaacatattttatttgtaag agtagaatttaaaggtgagttacaagcacaaaccaagatatctcaaaaactttag